One genomic segment of Aliarcobacter cibarius includes these proteins:
- a CDS encoding response regulator transcription factor, with protein MENNIDLLKSLTLLLVEDDDELRNSIKETLSIFFKNVFVAQNGSEALSIYSEESVNLIITDYVMPTMNGYELCKEIREKNRKIPLVIMSNYADQEKLLKSISLELTDYIIKPIEYKQLLSTLVKMIEKLKRENLLSFNLDKNKKYNFFTKEIYDEKENLYIKLTKSEIIILELLINNLDNIVSINTIEYSLSPLDHKSEQAIKNIIHRLRLKLPKKILSNIKGIGYKLKRSH; from the coding sequence TTGGAAAATAATATTGATCTATTAAAAAGTTTGACTTTATTGTTAGTGGAAGATGATGATGAATTAAGAAATAGTATAAAAGAAACTTTATCAATCTTTTTTAAAAATGTTTTTGTAGCCCAGAATGGTTCAGAAGCTTTATCCATTTACTCTGAAGAATCTGTTAATTTAATAATTACAGACTATGTTATGCCTACTATGAATGGTTATGAATTGTGTAAAGAAATAAGAGAAAAAAATAGAAAAATACCTTTAGTTATTATGAGTAATTATGCAGATCAAGAAAAATTACTTAAATCAATAAGCTTAGAATTAACTGATTATATTATTAAACCCATAGAGTATAAACAATTGTTATCTACTCTTGTAAAAATGATAGAGAAATTAAAAAGAGAAAACTTACTTAGTTTTAATTTAGATAAAAATAAAAAATATAATTTTTTTACGAAAGAGATATATGATGAGAAAGAAAATCTTTATATAAAACTTACAAAAAGTGAAATAATTATACTAGAACTTTTAATAAACAATTTAGATAATATTGTAAGTATCAATACTATTGAATATAGTTTATCTCCTTTAGATCATAAAAGTGAACAAGCTATAAAAAATATAATCCACCGATTAAGATTAAAACTACCAAAAAAAATTTTATCAAATATAAAAGGTATTGGATATAAGCTAAAAAGAAGCCATTAA